A genomic stretch from Gymnogyps californianus isolate 813 chromosome 26, ASM1813914v2, whole genome shotgun sequence includes:
- the LOC127026013 gene encoding olfactory receptor 49-like has product MGAENESAVTEFILEGFSGLDQSLQLFLSLVLLLIYLTTVMGNATIIFLVCVDHRLQTPMYFFISNLSFLEIWFTSSTSIKLFVNLSSGRRTISLSTCFAQSYFYSALGGTELVLLVVMSFDRYVAICQPLHYAAIMKPQLCIHLVVPTWVIGIMLSTYRLVLLYRLTFCGSNKIHHFFCDNSPLFKLSCSDTSLLWKIDSVLLSLVILGSLCLTLVFYMGILFCIVQLPAASGRKKAFTTCSSHLITLAIAYGSCIALYVCPSEDVSLETNRVVALLNTVLYPFLNPFIYSLRNKTVILALNEAIARATKQLFP; this is encoded by the coding sequence atgggagcagaaaatgaatctgCAGTTACTGAGTTCATCCTAGAAGGTTTCTCGGGGCTTGATCAAAGCCtacagctctttctctctctggtcctTCTGCTCATATACCTGACAACAGTGATGGGGAATGCAACCATCATCTTCCTCGTGTGTGTGGATCACCGCCTGCAAACCCCCATGTACTTTTTCATCAGCAATCTGTCGTTCCTGGAAATCTGGTTTACATCCTCCACAAGCATCAAATTGTTTGTGAACCTGAGTTCTGGTAGGAGAACAATCTCACTAAGCACCTGCTTTGCCCAATCCTATTTCTATTCTGCCCTGGGCGGTACAGAGCTTGTTCTACTTGTTGTCATGTCCTTTGACcgctatgttgccatctgcCAGCCTTTGCATTATGCTGCCATCATGAAGCCTCAGCTCTGCATCCACCTGGTTGTTCCCACCTGGGTCATAGGCATCATGCTCTCGACTTACCGTCTGGTCCTCCTCTATAGGCTGACTTTCTGTGGCTCGAACAAGATccaccattttttttgtgacaacTCGCCCTTATTCAAATTGTCCTGCTCTGACACCagcctgctttggaaaatagaCTCTGTTTTATTATCATTGGTCATACTGGGTTCCTTATGTTTAACTCTGGTATTTTACATGGGCATCCTTTTCTGTATTGTACAACTTCCAGCAgcctctgggaggaaaaaagcttttactacCTGTTCTTCCCATCTCATCACCTTGGCCATTGCATATGGGAGCTGCATTGCTCTCTATGTGTGTCCTTCAGAAGATGTTTCCTTGGAGACAAACAGAGTTGTAGCTTTGCTGAACACTGTCCTGTACCCATTCTTAAATCCGTTCATCTACAGTCTTAGAAACAAGACTGTGATACTGGCCCTGAATGAAGCCATTGCCCGTGcaacaaagcagcttttcccctaA